One Thauera sp. K11 DNA window includes the following coding sequences:
- a CDS encoding ABC transporter ATP-binding protein, with translation MSKRSSVPPASQAAPSDDPVAQASAAVDLRAMPRVLPRLVRLALKYRWRCALAAGAALGAAVFSLITPRLLGQAVDEVFRLLAADPGGDEVQSALLSAALLIVGTCTLRGIFTGLQGYLGESIAQRVGYDLRLAFFDKLQQLGFRFHDRNHSGDLIARGMLDLEGVRGFIESAVLRVLALALLLSVGAWRVLQADLLLGALSLSFVPFVVVRAARMGYVLRQTWTRLQQLMSDLTLSMEENLQGMRVVRAFAARKHELARFDRVADAALRVSDHRFTVRMRSMSLMTLAYHVAMGLVLGVGGWRIAGGTLTVGMLTELLVFMAVLQQPVRQVGMIVNASARATSAGGRLFEVLDARDDVADAPEARDLQPGAGVLRFERVDFAYRPGGRKALSDVSFEVRAGERLGIVGPPGSGKSTLVNLVARFYDPDAGRITLDGQDLRTVTLASLRRAVRLVQQESFLFDASVRDNVAYAEPGVADDAVHAAAGVAQIHAHVAGLPEGYATRVGERGVSLSGGQRQRLSIARGLIPRPALIVLDDATAAIDASTERQVHEALRGALRGITTLIVAHRLGALRDADRIIVLDAGRIVEEGSHAALLARGGRYAALWRLQCEGERDGGGAAGHARPQPEEVAP, from the coding sequence ATGAGCAAGCGTTCTTCCGTACCCCCTGCCTCGCAGGCCGCGCCGTCGGACGACCCCGTCGCGCAGGCGAGCGCCGCGGTCGACCTGCGTGCGATGCCGCGGGTGCTGCCGCGCCTCGTCCGGCTCGCGCTCAAGTACCGCTGGCGCTGCGCGCTCGCCGCCGGCGCCGCGCTCGGCGCGGCGGTGTTCAGCCTCATCACGCCGCGCCTGCTCGGCCAGGCGGTGGACGAGGTCTTCCGCCTGCTGGCCGCCGATCCCGGCGGCGACGAGGTGCAGTCGGCGCTGCTGTCGGCGGCGCTGCTGATCGTCGGCACCTGCACGCTGCGCGGGATATTCACCGGCCTGCAGGGCTACCTGGGCGAATCCATCGCCCAGCGCGTCGGCTACGACCTGCGCCTGGCCTTCTTCGACAAGCTGCAGCAGCTCGGCTTCCGCTTCCATGACCGCAATCACTCCGGCGACCTGATCGCGCGCGGCATGCTGGATCTCGAAGGCGTGCGCGGCTTCATCGAATCGGCCGTGCTGCGGGTGCTCGCGCTCGCCCTGCTGCTGTCGGTCGGCGCCTGGCGGGTGCTGCAGGCCGACCTGCTGCTGGGGGCGCTGTCGCTGAGCTTCGTGCCCTTCGTCGTGGTGCGCGCGGCGCGCATGGGCTACGTCCTGCGCCAGACCTGGACGCGCCTGCAGCAGTTGATGTCCGACCTCACCCTGAGCATGGAAGAGAACCTGCAGGGCATGCGGGTGGTGCGTGCCTTCGCGGCGCGAAAACACGAACTCGCGCGCTTCGACCGCGTGGCCGATGCGGCGCTGCGCGTGTCCGACCATCGCTTCACGGTGCGCATGCGATCGATGAGCCTGATGACCCTGGCCTACCACGTCGCGATGGGGCTGGTGCTGGGCGTCGGCGGCTGGCGCATCGCCGGCGGCACGCTGACGGTGGGCATGCTGACCGAACTGCTGGTGTTCATGGCGGTGCTGCAGCAGCCGGTGCGCCAGGTCGGGATGATCGTCAACGCCAGCGCGCGTGCGACCTCGGCCGGCGGACGGCTGTTCGAGGTGCTCGATGCCCGCGACGACGTCGCCGATGCGCCGGAGGCGCGCGACCTGCAGCCCGGGGCGGGCGTGCTGCGCTTCGAGCGCGTCGATTTCGCCTACCGGCCGGGCGGGCGCAAGGCGCTGTCGGACGTCAGCTTCGAGGTTCGCGCCGGCGAACGGCTCGGCATCGTCGGGCCGCCGGGCAGCGGCAAGTCCACCCTGGTGAACCTGGTGGCGCGCTTCTACGATCCCGACGCAGGCCGCATCACGCTGGACGGGCAGGACCTGCGGACCGTCACCCTGGCCTCGCTGCGCCGCGCGGTGCGGCTGGTGCAGCAGGAGAGCTTCCTGTTCGACGCGTCGGTGCGCGACAACGTCGCCTATGCCGAGCCCGGCGTGGCCGACGATGCGGTGCATGCGGCTGCCGGGGTGGCGCAGATCCACGCCCACGTCGCCGGCCTGCCGGAGGGCTATGCCACCCGCGTAGGCGAACGCGGGGTGTCGCTGTCGGGCGGGCAGCGGCAGCGCCTGTCGATCGCGCGCGGCCTGATCCCCCGGCCGGCGCTGATCGTGCTCGACGACGCCACCGCGGCGATCGACGCCAGTACCGAGCGCCAGGTGCACGAGGCCCTGCGCGGAGCGCTGCGCGGCATCACGACGCTGATCGTCGCCCATCGGCTGGGCGCGCTGCGCGATGCCGACCGCATCATCGTGCTCGACGCCGGGCGCATCGTCGAGGAAGGCAGCCATGCGGCCCTGCTGGCGCGGGGCGGGCGCTACGCGGCGCTGTGGCGCCTGCAGTGCGAAGGCGAACGCGACGGCGGCGGCGCGGCCGGCCATGCCCGGCCGCAGCCCGAGGAGGTGGCGCCATGA
- a CDS encoding nitroreductase family protein → MTNKHERLSSFGIDPIFTARWSPRAFTGETIGESELLGLFEAARWAPSSNNSQPWRYVYARRDSAAWPGFLDLLAERNRLWAQQAAALVVLVTKTTHRRQARDDPKPLRTHALDAGASWASLAFQAVHAGWRTRAIGGFDRDRAREVLGVPAGFEVQIAIAIGRQAEAATLPDDFREQERPNQRLPLERIVAEGRFSFTE, encoded by the coding sequence ATGACAAACAAGCACGAGCGACTTTCCTCCTTCGGAATCGATCCGATATTCACCGCGCGCTGGTCGCCGCGCGCCTTTACCGGCGAAACGATCGGGGAATCCGAATTGCTGGGATTGTTCGAAGCTGCGCGCTGGGCGCCGTCGAGCAATAATTCCCAACCCTGGCGATATGTCTATGCGCGCAGGGACTCGGCCGCCTGGCCGGGCTTTCTCGACCTGCTCGCGGAAAGAAACCGGCTGTGGGCGCAACAGGCCGCGGCACTGGTGGTGCTGGTCACGAAGACCACCCACCGGCGCCAGGCCAGGGACGACCCCAAGCCGCTGCGCACCCATGCGCTGGATGCCGGCGCCTCATGGGCCAGCCTCGCCTTCCAGGCGGTGCATGCCGGCTGGCGGACGCGCGCGATCGGCGGCTTCGACCGCGACCGGGCGCGCGAGGTGCTGGGCGTGCCGGCCGGTTTCGAGGTCCAGATCGCGATCGCCATCGGCCGCCAGGCCGAGGCCGCCACCCTGCCGGACGATTTCCGCGAACAGGAGCGCCCCAACCAGCGCCTGCCGCTGGAGCGCATCGTCGCCGAGGGCCGCTTCAGCTTCACCGAGTGA
- a CDS encoding ABC transporter ATP-binding protein has product MRPRHDVAPARIAGAAEHGEEIFERFDSRIAHRLWRFVRPHAAMLAATLASVLLFTAVQVAVPYTVRHAVDGALGRSAHDFGAVMVVFGVLAALYAVLQFLHEWLASRLAQRVIFDLRRAMYAHLQDVSLALLDQTQVGRLMARLQSDVGTLQEFLESSVSALGDLVLLAGIVVVLLSIDLRLGLMTLAVIPALIVLRVIWMPWAERRFRRAREASSSVNAALAENIGGIRTVQESRREAHNFERYAERARDNLEAQVGSARASQAMVPVVDLLTGVALAIVVLAGGSQVVAGGLGVGVLVAYIFYTQRFFDPIRTLSMQYTTMQRAAIAAQRIFEVLDLPVTISDRPDAIRLRDEPPSIVFDHVDFGYRPGLPVLHDLCLEVAPYTTVALVGPTGSGKTSITALVRRFYDVWSGSVRVGGHDVRDLAQDTLGANVAMVLQEPFLFSGSILDNIRYAVPHAGREEVIAAAKAVHAHDFILGLPEGYDTMLGQRGRNLSVGQRQLISFARALLAQPRILILDEATANIDSFTEQAIQRALKVLLAGRTCLVIAHRLATIRDADLIVVLDRGRIVEQGSHARLLARRGLYHRLHASGQGSFDDVAGTA; this is encoded by the coding sequence ATGAGGCCGCGGCACGACGTGGCGCCGGCGCGCATCGCCGGCGCGGCCGAGCACGGCGAGGAGATCTTCGAGCGCTTCGACAGCCGCATCGCCCACCGCCTGTGGCGCTTCGTGCGGCCCCACGCGGCGATGCTCGCGGCGACCCTGGCCTCGGTGCTGCTGTTCACCGCGGTGCAGGTCGCGGTGCCCTACACCGTGCGGCATGCGGTCGACGGCGCGCTCGGCCGCTCGGCCCACGACTTCGGCGCGGTGATGGTGGTCTTCGGCGTGCTGGCGGCGCTCTACGCGGTGCTACAGTTCCTGCACGAATGGCTGGCTTCGCGCCTTGCCCAGCGGGTGATCTTCGACCTGCGCCGAGCGATGTACGCCCATCTGCAGGACGTGTCGCTGGCGCTGCTCGACCAGACCCAGGTCGGCCGCCTGATGGCGCGGCTGCAGAGCGACGTCGGCACCCTGCAGGAATTCCTCGAAAGCTCGGTGTCGGCGCTCGGCGACCTGGTGCTGCTGGCGGGCATCGTCGTCGTGCTGCTGTCCATCGACCTCAGGCTGGGCCTGATGACCCTGGCGGTGATCCCGGCGCTGATCGTGCTGCGGGTGATCTGGATGCCGTGGGCGGAGCGCCGCTTCCGGCGCGCGCGGGAGGCGTCGTCGAGCGTGAATGCGGCGCTGGCGGAGAACATCGGCGGCATCCGCACGGTGCAGGAGAGTCGCCGCGAGGCGCACAACTTCGAGCGCTACGCCGAGCGGGCGCGGGACAACCTCGAGGCGCAGGTGGGCTCGGCGCGGGCGTCGCAGGCCATGGTGCCGGTGGTGGACCTGCTGACCGGGGTGGCGCTGGCGATCGTCGTGCTGGCGGGCGGCAGCCAGGTCGTGGCGGGCGGCCTGGGCGTGGGGGTGCTGGTGGCGTACATCTTCTATACCCAGCGCTTCTTCGATCCGATCCGCACCCTGTCGATGCAATACACCACCATGCAGCGCGCGGCGATCGCGGCGCAGCGCATCTTCGAGGTGCTCGACCTGCCGGTGACGATCTCCGACCGGCCCGATGCGATCCGCCTGCGCGACGAGCCGCCGTCCATCGTCTTCGACCACGTCGATTTCGGCTACCGGCCCGGCCTGCCGGTGCTGCACGATCTCTGCCTGGAGGTGGCGCCCTACACCACGGTGGCGCTGGTGGGCCCGACCGGCTCGGGCAAGACGAGCATCACCGCGCTGGTGCGCCGCTTCTACGACGTGTGGTCCGGCAGCGTGCGGGTCGGCGGCCACGACGTGCGCGACCTGGCGCAGGACACGCTGGGCGCGAACGTCGCGATGGTGCTGCAGGAGCCTTTCCTGTTCTCCGGCTCCATCCTCGACAACATCCGCTATGCCGTGCCCCACGCCGGCCGGGAGGAGGTGATCGCCGCGGCGAAGGCGGTGCACGCCCACGACTTCATCCTCGGCCTGCCCGAGGGCTACGACACGATGCTGGGCCAGCGCGGGCGCAACCTGTCGGTCGGGCAGCGCCAGTTGATCAGCTTTGCCCGCGCGCTGCTGGCGCAGCCGCGCATCCTCATCCTCGACGAAGCCACCGCCAACATCGACAGCTTCACCGAGCAGGCGATACAGCGCGCGCTCAAGGTGCTGCTCGCGGGGCGGACC
- a CDS encoding TonB-dependent receptor codes for MKFKEKALAGELKRVFSALALCSAAAHAVAQDAAPGAAAAAGAGSDYEEVGLSVVKVTAQKREELLQDVPIPINVVGGDAIRDKQISASTDVERLAPGLSAQGATSRTGKPRWFLRGIGTNDPNSNHEGPLAIYVDEVVVGYQSLQSFPLFDLDRVEVLQGPQGTLWGKNNTGGAIHFISKQPGFRTDGYAKLGVGSYGSRIAEAAFGGAIREDVLAGRASVYVEKRDGWAKNILLDEKGPRLDDVNGRFQVLARFNDNVDALFSWTTRNVETNNVPSYAVGGLPNPGSDVTLTAPGGALTQGGGSYVPPYGDDPGPKSDFFGGEDYNRSKRDSLSARINWQLGDYTLTSITALNLSDDKSLSLVGVPLDTTLNRTSSRGDGSSRQFTQELRLTSPKDRDLSWLVGAYYYRLQIDTGSRSARFQSGTTREQYSESSLDQFSTSAALFGNVNYKFTDKVSLGVGARYTRETKEITLTSLTATDTAGNANIVNFVNQNGWFLPGGVTGSGVAGVAPLSLSAKQENHRFTWDVTPQYRFSDNVLGYARIATGFRSGGFNQSISNGQIIETSPERLIDYELGLKTSWLDGRLVANGALYHYDIKDLQLNIQRAYLNTSTNTYTTSAAGSSDGTVTGFELSVDAQATRDWHVAASLGLLRSEYKNFTYNIGSGGPFDASGNEFYRTPRTSFRLDTDYTFRFASGRLILGTDWTYRSKIYFNATVQDDPVQELPGYWKGNVRATWQAPNRAWQLTAFVNNVTDVDHAFLRQIYNPNTRSYPASFDAPRTWGLQATVKF; via the coding sequence ATGAAATTCAAGGAGAAAGCGCTGGCCGGGGAGCTGAAGCGCGTATTTTCCGCTTTGGCGCTGTGCTCGGCCGCCGCTCACGCCGTCGCCCAGGATGCCGCGCCCGGTGCCGCTGCGGCAGCCGGCGCGGGGTCCGATTACGAGGAGGTGGGGCTGAGCGTGGTGAAGGTCACCGCGCAGAAGCGCGAGGAGCTGCTCCAGGACGTGCCCATCCCGATCAACGTGGTCGGCGGCGACGCGATCCGCGACAAGCAGATCAGCGCCTCGACCGACGTCGAGCGCCTGGCGCCGGGCCTGTCGGCGCAGGGGGCGACCAGCCGTACCGGCAAGCCGCGGTGGTTCCTCCGCGGCATCGGCACCAACGACCCCAATTCCAACCACGAAGGTCCGCTCGCGATCTATGTCGACGAAGTGGTGGTCGGCTACCAGAGCCTGCAGAGTTTTCCCCTGTTCGACCTGGACCGCGTCGAGGTGCTCCAGGGGCCGCAAGGCACGCTGTGGGGCAAGAACAATACCGGCGGCGCGATCCACTTCATTTCCAAGCAGCCGGGCTTCAGGACCGACGGCTATGCCAAGCTCGGCGTCGGCAGCTACGGCAGCCGGATCGCCGAGGCGGCCTTCGGCGGCGCGATCCGGGAGGACGTGCTGGCCGGGCGGGCGTCGGTGTATGTCGAAAAGCGCGACGGCTGGGCGAAGAACATCCTGCTCGACGAGAAGGGCCCGCGGCTCGACGACGTGAATGGGCGCTTCCAGGTGCTCGCGCGCTTCAACGACAACGTCGATGCGCTGTTCTCGTGGACCACGCGCAACGTCGAGACCAACAACGTGCCCAGCTACGCGGTCGGCGGCCTGCCCAATCCCGGCAGCGACGTGACGCTGACCGCCCCGGGCGGCGCGCTGACCCAGGGCGGCGGTTCCTACGTCCCGCCCTATGGCGACGACCCCGGCCCCAAGAGCGACTTCTTCGGCGGCGAGGACTACAACCGCAGCAAGCGCGACAGCCTGAGCGCGAGGATCAACTGGCAGCTCGGCGACTACACCCTGACCTCGATCACCGCGCTCAACCTGAGCGACGACAAGTCGCTGAGCCTCGTCGGCGTACCGCTGGACACCACGCTGAACCGGACCAGTTCCAGGGGCGACGGCTCGTCGCGGCAATTCACCCAGGAACTGCGCCTGACGTCGCCGAAGGACCGGGACCTGAGCTGGCTGGTGGGCGCCTACTACTACCGCCTGCAGATCGATACCGGCAGCCGTTCCGCGCGCTTCCAGTCCGGCACCACCCGCGAGCAGTATTCCGAATCCTCGCTGGACCAGTTCTCGACCAGCGCCGCGCTGTTCGGCAACGTGAACTACAAGTTCACCGACAAGGTGTCGCTCGGCGTCGGCGCGCGATACACCCGGGAAACCAAGGAGATCACGCTGACCTCGCTGACGGCGACCGACACCGCCGGCAATGCCAACATCGTCAACTTCGTCAACCAGAACGGCTGGTTCCTGCCGGGCGGCGTGACCGGCTCCGGGGTCGCCGGCGTGGCGCCGCTCAGCCTTTCCGCCAAGCAGGAGAACCACAGGTTCACCTGGGACGTCACGCCGCAGTACCGCTTCTCCGACAACGTCCTGGGCTACGCGCGGATCGCCACCGGCTTCCGCTCGGGCGGCTTCAACCAGTCGATCAGCAACGGCCAGATCATCGAGACCAGCCCGGAACGGCTCATCGACTATGAACTGGGCCTCAAGACGAGCTGGCTGGACGGGCGCCTCGTCGCCAATGGTGCGCTATACCACTACGACATCAAGGACCTGCAGCTCAACATCCAGCGTGCGTACCTGAACACCAGCACCAATACCTACACGACCAGCGCGGCCGGCTCGTCCGACGGTACGGTGACCGGCTTCGAGCTTTCCGTCGATGCCCAGGCGACGCGCGACTGGCACGTCGCCGCCAGCCTCGGCCTGCTGCGCTCGGAGTACAAGAACTTCACGTACAACATCGGCAGCGGCGGCCCCTTCGACGCCAGCGGCAACGAGTTCTACCGCACGCCGCGCACCAGCTTCCGCCTGGACACCGACTACACCTTCCGCTTCGCCAGCGGCAGGCTGATCCTCGGCACCGACTGGACCTACCGCAGCAAGATCTACTTCAACGCCACGGTGCAGGACGATCCGGTGCAGGAACTGCCGGGCTACTGGAAGGGCAACGTCCGCGCGACCTGGCAGGCGCCGAACCGGGCATGGCAGCTCACCGCCTTCGTGAACAACGTGACCGACGTCGACCACGCCTTCCTGCGCCAGATCTACAACCCGAACACCCGTTCCTACCCGGCGAGCTTCGATGCGCCGCGGACCTGGGGGTTGCAGGCGACGGTGAAGTTCTGA